The proteins below come from a single Streptomyces sp. M92 genomic window:
- a CDS encoding M14 family zinc carboxypeptidase: protein MDELGARAAALVARHPRHARLRRVGTSRAGTPLLLLSVGHGSRQTLVVAGPHANEPVGGATVLRLAERALADPRLTEGADATWNLLLCADPDGLRRNEGWLSGPYTLGRYARNFFRPGFLEQPEWLPDGPGHSTLPETRALLALQDELRPFLQCSLHGVDVGGGFVEVTHDLPGLAQRIAHTAARLGVPRELGAYDTLYWPGLGPAVYRIPPPRRGDLTAAITEAAVESTWCHPQRYGTVTAVVEAPMWGVAAVADDSPPADRDAVLRAVSRTLRHDTLRLRRVLARVRPHLATDPDAAHLLAPVDDYLLVCPRLADAWDPDTDDGTGRSLPPMNNAHLVALRLAGRRLSLRTAGLLHQLVTRTGGDPAGVLPEVNRLVDEGCADYRDGCAARWIPVARQAEYQTRVVLAAFELAGRRRTTAGSRSGEPGWGPGAAVPMHQE from the coding sequence GTGGACGAGCTGGGCGCCCGGGCCGCCGCACTCGTCGCCCGCCACCCCCGGCACGCCCGGCTGCGCCGCGTCGGCACCTCCCGCGCGGGCACCCCGCTGCTGCTGCTCTCCGTCGGCCACGGCAGCCGCCAGACCCTCGTGGTCGCCGGACCGCACGCCAACGAACCCGTGGGCGGCGCCACCGTCCTGCGGCTCGCCGAACGGGCCCTGGCCGACCCCCGGCTCACCGAGGGCGCCGACGCCACCTGGAACCTGCTGCTCTGCGCCGACCCGGACGGCCTGCGCCGCAACGAGGGCTGGCTGTCCGGCCCCTACACCCTGGGCCGCTACGCCCGGAACTTCTTCCGCCCCGGCTTCCTGGAACAACCCGAGTGGCTGCCCGACGGCCCCGGCCACTCGACGCTGCCGGAGACCCGCGCGCTGCTCGCCCTCCAGGACGAACTGCGGCCCTTCCTCCAGTGCTCCCTGCACGGTGTCGACGTCGGCGGCGGCTTCGTCGAGGTGACCCACGACCTGCCGGGCCTCGCCCAGCGCATCGCCCACACCGCGGCCCGGCTCGGCGTCCCCCGCGAACTGGGCGCCTACGACACCCTGTACTGGCCCGGCCTCGGCCCCGCCGTCTACCGCATCCCGCCGCCCCGCCGCGGCGATCTCACCGCGGCCATCACCGAGGCCGCCGTCGAGTCGACGTGGTGCCACCCGCAGCGGTACGGCACCGTCACCGCGGTCGTCGAGGCGCCCATGTGGGGCGTGGCGGCGGTGGCGGACGACTCGCCCCCCGCCGACCGGGACGCCGTGCTCCGCGCGGTGAGCCGCACCCTGCGGCACGACACCCTGCGCCTGCGACGCGTCCTCGCCCGCGTCCGGCCCCACCTGGCCACCGACCCGGACGCGGCCCACCTTCTCGCACCGGTCGACGACTACCTGCTGGTCTGCCCCAGGCTCGCGGACGCCTGGGACCCCGACACGGACGACGGAACGGGCCGCTCACTGCCTCCCATGAACAACGCCCACCTGGTCGCCCTGCGCCTGGCCGGACGGCGCCTGTCCCTGCGGACGGCGGGCCTGCTGCACCAACTGGTGACCCGTACGGGCGGCGACCCCGCGGGCGTCCTGCCCGAGGTGAACCGGCTCGTCGACGAGGGCTGCGCCGACTACCGCGACGGCTGCGCGGCCCGCTGGATCCCGGTCGCCCGCCAGGCGGAGTACCAGACCCGGGTCGTCCTCGCCGCGTTCGAGCTGGCCGGCCGTCGGCGCACCACCGCGGGCTCCCGTTCGGGTGAGCCGGGCTGGGGTCCGGGGGCGGCCGTGCCGATGCACCAGGAATGA
- a CDS encoding SSI family serine proteinase inhibitor: MTRTLMTGAARAALLAAAALLLTCAAPARAAAQWEPATDWLLLTVTREDARPGIRPAAPAGARPGAARRTLLLCDPPRGHVRAERACAELDAAHGRIADIPVREAHCPMVHAPVTAQARGQWRGQPVEYERTFPNACVMAARTGSVFVWDAQDAQDAQDAQDVPG, encoded by the coding sequence ATGACACGAACCCTCATGACCGGGGCGGCCCGGGCCGCCCTGCTGGCGGCGGCGGCCCTCCTCCTCACCTGCGCGGCCCCCGCGCGGGCCGCCGCCCAGTGGGAACCGGCCACCGACTGGCTCCTGCTCACCGTCACCCGGGAAGACGCGCGGCCGGGCATCCGGCCCGCCGCCCCGGCAGGCGCCCGGCCCGGTGCCGCACGCCGCACCCTGCTGCTGTGCGACCCGCCCCGGGGCCACGTCCGCGCGGAGCGCGCCTGCGCGGAACTCGACGCGGCACACGGGCGCATCGCGGACATCCCCGTGCGCGAGGCCCACTGCCCGATGGTCCACGCCCCGGTGACGGCCCAGGCGCGCGGACAGTGGCGGGGGCAGCCGGTGGAGTACGAGCGGACCTTCCCCAACGCGTGCGTGATGGCGGCGCGGACGGGGTCGGTCTTCGTCTGGGACGCGCAGGACGCGCAGGACGCGCAGGACGCCCAGGACGTGCCGGGCTGA
- the lpdA gene encoding dihydrolipoyl dehydrogenase, which yields MNTHDVIVIGGGTGGYSTALRAAALGLDVALVERDKVGGTCLHRGCIPSKAMLHAAELVDGVAEARERWGVKASLDGVDWPALVATRDDIVSRNHKGVEAHLAHAGVRVVRGGARLTGARTVRVDGAGDLTARRGIVLATGSRPRTLPGLAPDGRRVVTSDDALFAPGLPASVLVLGGGAIGVEYASFHRSMGARVTLVEAADRIVPLEDADVSRHLTRGLKKRGVDVRVGARLLDAEVLDDGVRAHVRTARGETLAVEAERLLVAVGRAPVTDGLDLAAAGLDTDERGFVVPADWDRLETAVPGVHVVGDLLPPPSLGLAHASFAEGLLVAETLAGVPSVPVDYAAVPRVTYSAPQTAAVGLGEAEARARGHEVSVNVMPLTAVAKGMVHGQGGMVKVVAEAGGGRVLGVHLVGPHVSEMIAESQLIVGWEAEPGDVARHVHAHPTLSEAVGEAFLTLAGRGLHQQ from the coding sequence ATGAACACACACGACGTGATCGTCATCGGCGGCGGCACCGGCGGTTACAGCACCGCCCTGCGTGCCGCGGCCCTGGGTCTCGACGTCGCCCTGGTCGAACGCGACAAGGTCGGCGGGACCTGTCTGCACCGCGGCTGCATCCCGAGCAAGGCCATGCTGCACGCCGCCGAACTGGTCGACGGCGTCGCCGAGGCGCGTGAGCGCTGGGGCGTGAAGGCGAGCCTGGACGGCGTCGACTGGCCGGCCCTGGTCGCCACCCGCGACGACATCGTGAGCCGCAACCACAAGGGCGTGGAGGCGCACCTCGCCCACGCGGGCGTGCGGGTGGTGCGGGGCGGTGCCCGGCTGACCGGAGCCCGGACCGTACGGGTCGACGGCGCGGGGGACCTCACCGCGCGCCGGGGCATCGTGCTGGCGACCGGCTCACGCCCGCGCACGCTCCCCGGGCTCGCCCCCGACGGGCGGCGCGTGGTGACGAGCGACGACGCCCTGTTCGCCCCCGGGCTGCCGGCGTCCGTGCTGGTCCTGGGCGGCGGTGCGATCGGCGTCGAGTACGCCTCGTTCCACCGCTCGATGGGCGCGCGGGTGACCCTCGTCGAGGCCGCCGACCGGATCGTGCCGCTGGAGGACGCGGACGTGAGCCGCCATCTGACGCGCGGTCTGAAGAAGCGCGGCGTCGACGTGCGGGTGGGCGCCCGCCTGCTCGACGCCGAGGTGCTCGACGACGGCGTCCGCGCGCACGTCCGCACGGCCCGGGGCGAGACCCTCGCCGTCGAGGCGGAACGGCTCCTGGTGGCCGTGGGACGGGCGCCGGTCACCGACGGGCTGGATCTGGCCGCCGCGGGACTGGACACCGACGAGCGGGGTTTCGTCGTGCCGGCGGACTGGGACCGGCTGGAGACCGCCGTCCCCGGCGTCCACGTCGTGGGCGACCTGCTGCCGCCGCCGTCGCTCGGGCTGGCCCACGCGTCGTTCGCGGAGGGCCTGCTGGTGGCCGAGACGCTGGCGGGCGTGCCGTCCGTGCCCGTGGACTACGCGGCCGTGCCGCGGGTGACGTACTCGGCGCCGCAGACCGCCGCCGTGGGTCTGGGCGAGGCGGAGGCACGCGCGCGCGGGCACGAGGTGTCCGTCAACGTCATGCCGCTCACGGCCGTCGCCAAGGGGATGGTGCACGGCCAGGGCGGGATGGTCAAGGTCGTCGCCGAGGCCGGGGGCGGACGGGTGCTCGGCGTGCATCTGGTCGGCCCGCACGTGTCGGAGATGATCGCCGAGAGCCAGCTGATCGTCGGCTGGGAGGCCGAGCCCGGCGACGTGGCCCGGCACGTCCACGCCCATCCCACGCTGTCGGAGGCGGTGGGCGAGGCGTTCCTCACCCTGGCGGGCCGGGGGCTGCACCAGCAGTGA
- a CDS encoding LysR family transcriptional regulator, translating into MSLRQMEYFLTVVDEASFTRAAEVLHVTQSALSHQIKALERSVGGGLLERLPRGVRLTPMGRAFRPHAELAVRSAVQARRAARAAAGAEGGELHVAAVHSVAVGILPDVFARWRAAHPGVLLHLHEYATTEALEEEVERGTADLAVGPAPHDWPGTVVTVGEEEIVLVVPFDDRFAGRTTVTLPELADRPWVRCAMEPVIEGQRFLDWACGRAGFRPYTAVYTEHTSTAVRMAAAGVGVCTAPSHIVSGAVGEDCVVLTPDPPWRRALTVFSRVPPTGAAEAFVDLLRTSCPTVPASTTALAPHVCDGTAATALA; encoded by the coding sequence ATGAGCCTGCGGCAGATGGAGTACTTCCTGACCGTCGTCGACGAGGCGTCCTTCACCCGCGCGGCCGAGGTCCTGCATGTCACGCAGTCCGCGCTCTCCCACCAGATCAAGGCCCTGGAACGGTCGGTCGGCGGCGGCCTGCTGGAACGCCTGCCGCGCGGGGTGCGCCTGACCCCGATGGGCCGCGCCTTCCGCCCGCACGCCGAACTCGCCGTCCGCAGCGCCGTCCAGGCCCGCCGCGCGGCGCGCGCCGCCGCCGGGGCCGAGGGCGGGGAACTGCACGTCGCCGCCGTGCACTCGGTGGCCGTCGGCATCCTGCCCGACGTCTTCGCCCGCTGGCGCGCCGCGCACCCCGGCGTCCTCCTGCACCTCCACGAGTACGCCACGACCGAGGCGCTGGAGGAGGAGGTCGAGCGCGGCACCGCGGACCTCGCCGTCGGCCCGGCGCCCCACGACTGGCCCGGCACCGTCGTGACGGTCGGCGAGGAGGAGATCGTCCTCGTCGTGCCCTTCGACGACCGCTTCGCGGGCCGTACGACGGTGACGCTGCCCGAACTCGCCGACCGGCCCTGGGTGCGGTGCGCCATGGAGCCCGTCATCGAGGGCCAACGCTTCCTCGACTGGGCCTGCGGACGCGCCGGCTTCCGGCCGTACACCGCCGTCTACACCGAGCACACGTCGACGGCCGTACGGATGGCCGCCGCCGGCGTCGGCGTCTGCACGGCACCTTCGCACATCGTGAGCGGCGCGGTCGGCGAGGACTGCGTCGTCCTGACGCCCGACCCGCCCTGGAGACGGGCCCTGACCGTCTTCTCCCGCGTCCCGCCCACCGGCGCCGCCGAGGCCTTCGTCGACCTGCTCCGCACGTCCTGCCCGACCGTCCCGGCCTCCACGACGGCACTCGCGCCCCACGTCTGCGACGGCACCGCCGCCACCGCGCTCGCCTGA